One region of Leptospira fainei serovar Hurstbridge str. BUT 6 genomic DNA includes:
- a CDS encoding STAS domain-containing protein, translated as MEITRRESGNIVILDINGEIDLYNAPEIKDVIAKLIEEQKYYTIINLEKVSYIDSSGIGALISSLSNLKKYQGGLKIINVAGSVRKVFELTKLTSFFEIFDNEAEADAVGAFK; from the coding sequence ATGGAAATCACCAGAAGGGAAAGCGGTAACATCGTAATTCTGGACATTAATGGCGAAATCGATTTGTATAACGCCCCTGAAATAAAAGATGTCATTGCTAAGCTCATCGAAGAGCAGAAATATTATACAATCATCAACTTGGAAAAAGTCTCCTACATCGACTCATCCGGAATTGGCGCATTGATTTCCAGCCTCTCTAACCTAAAGAAATATCAGGGAGGATTAAAAATCATTAACGTCGCGGGGTCTGTGCGAAAGGTATTTGAGCTCACTAAGCTTACGTCCTTCTTTGAGATTTTTGATAATGAAGCTGAAGCTGACGCTGTCGGTGCTTTTAAATAA
- the tgt gene encoding tRNA guanosine(34) transglycosylase Tgt, with protein MIFREETRDPQSFARTGTLALNGVEIPTPVFMPVGTRGAIKSLDSDDIDELGFELILGNTYHLYLRPGEEVLKRFGGLKNFISYKKALLTDSGGFQVFSLNSLFKFEADGVAFRSHIDGSAHFFTPEKVVDIQRTIGSDIMMVLDDCPPGDASVARIKESLDRTHRWAETAVEHWEKDKNGQHLFGIVQGGTNVELRLESLSYLNGLPFSGIALGGLSVGEPRPDFIRTLEGIAPYSDRNRPLYLMGVGTVPDILDGVRNGVDMFDCVLPTRNARNGQVFTSKGKINLRNEKWKFSDEPLDSECECRVCKRYSVGYLRHLHHVKELTAFSLSTFHNLSFMKKFMFELRRSIQEGKFDQFSAKWKNLYERPEISR; from the coding sequence ATGATCTTTCGAGAAGAAACTCGAGATCCACAATCCTTTGCTCGCACCGGGACTCTCGCCTTAAACGGCGTGGAGATTCCGACTCCCGTATTCATGCCTGTCGGAACGAGAGGAGCGATTAAATCTCTAGATTCGGATGATATCGACGAACTCGGATTCGAGCTCATTCTCGGAAATACATACCACTTGTATTTACGCCCGGGGGAAGAAGTTCTGAAGCGTTTCGGAGGGCTCAAGAATTTCATATCTTACAAGAAGGCTTTACTGACCGATAGCGGCGGCTTTCAAGTTTTTAGCCTAAATTCCCTTTTTAAATTCGAAGCGGATGGAGTCGCCTTTCGCTCTCATATTGACGGTAGCGCCCACTTCTTCACCCCGGAGAAGGTAGTGGATATCCAACGGACGATCGGTTCCGATATTATGATGGTGTTAGACGATTGTCCTCCCGGAGATGCGAGTGTCGCTCGAATCAAAGAATCCTTGGATCGGACTCATCGTTGGGCGGAAACGGCGGTGGAGCATTGGGAAAAGGATAAAAACGGACAACATTTGTTTGGAATTGTCCAGGGTGGCACGAACGTGGAGCTCCGCTTGGAAAGTCTTTCCTACTTAAACGGACTTCCATTCTCCGGAATTGCGCTCGGCGGTCTCTCGGTGGGCGAGCCTCGACCCGATTTCATTCGAACTTTGGAAGGAATTGCTCCTTATTCGGATCGGAATCGACCTCTTTATCTCATGGGAGTCGGTACAGTTCCGGACATTCTGGATGGAGTGAGGAATGGAGTCGATATGTTTGATTGTGTTCTACCGACACGCAATGCGAGAAACGGACAAGTATTCACTTCGAAGGGAAAAATTAACTTGAGAAACGAGAAGTGGAAGTTTTCGGACGAACCTCTAGATTCCGAATGCGAATGTAGAGTCTGTAAGAGATACAGTGTCGGATACTTGAGACATCTTCACCATGTAAAAGAGCTGACCGCTTTCTCTCTGAGTACGTTCCATAATCTGAGTTTTATGAAGAAGTTTATGTTTGAGCTTCGGCGATCCATCCAAGAAGGAAAATTTGATCAGTTTTCCGCTAAATGGAAAAATTTGTATGAAAGACCGGAAATTTCTCGTTGA
- a CDS encoding Fur family transcriptional regulator: MNKDKEAEILKTVDESIRMEMKTFSDYLQKKGLKITNQRMLVAERIFSLHNHFTAESLLEEFKDQRDKISKATIYRILSIMVEAKLLQEHNFGQDYKYYEHIIGHTHHDHIICVDCGRIVEFVDERIEQLQEQAALGNGFKITGHSLNIYGSCLDPNCPRKK; the protein is encoded by the coding sequence ATGAATAAGGATAAGGAAGCCGAAATTCTTAAGACAGTAGATGAATCCATTCGTATGGAGATGAAAACCTTTTCGGATTATCTTCAAAAGAAAGGATTAAAAATCACCAACCAACGGATGCTGGTTGCCGAGAGAATTTTCTCTCTGCACAACCATTTTACCGCAGAAAGCCTCCTGGAAGAATTCAAAGACCAGAGAGATAAAATTTCCAAGGCAACCATTTATCGGATTCTATCGATTATGGTGGAAGCAAAGCTTCTCCAAGAACATAATTTTGGACAGGATTATAAGTACTACGAACATATCATCGGCCATACCCACCATGATCATATTATTTGTGTGGATTGCGGTCGAATCGTAGAATTTGTAGATGAAAGAATCGAGCAACTCCAGGAGCAGGCTGCCCTCGGAAACGGTTTCAAAATCACCGGACATAGCTTGAATATCTACGGAAGTTGCTTAGATCCCAATTGCCCTCGGAAGAAATGA